One genomic window of Pseudomonas sp. LFM046 includes the following:
- a CDS encoding SpoVR family protein, protein MTASKKERKPISTGSEWTFDLIRAYDREISRIAERYALDTYPNQIEVISAEQMMDAYASVGMPIGYHHWSYGKHFLATEKGYSRGQMGLAYEIVINSDPCIAYLMEENTITMQALVIAHACYGHNSFFKGNYLFRTWTDASSIIDYLVFAKQYINQCEERHGIDAVEDLLDSCHALMNYGVDRYKRPYPISAEEERRRQKEREEHLQKQINDLWRTIPKGTGKGGEKDNQRFPAEPQENILYFIEKHAPLLEPWQREVVRIVRKIAQYFYPQRQTQVMNEGWATFWHYTLLNDLYDEGLVTDGFMMEFLQSHTSVVYQPAFDSPYYSGINPYALGFAMYRDIRRICEDPTEEDKHWFPDIAGSDWLSTLKFAMKSFKDESFILQFLSPKVIRDLKLFSVLDDDQKDELLVPAIHDEQGYRMIRETLASQYNLGNREPNVQIWSVDRRGDRSLTLRHQQHDRKPLGDSTDEVLKHLHRLWGFDIHLETRQGEQITGSHHVPPKGERTEDGEYPRLDLIIPPI, encoded by the coding sequence ATGACTGCCAGCAAGAAGGAACGCAAACCGATTTCCACGGGGTCCGAATGGACCTTCGACCTGATCCGGGCCTACGACCGTGAGATCAGCCGGATTGCCGAGCGTTATGCACTGGACACCTATCCGAACCAGATCGAGGTGATCAGTGCCGAGCAGATGATGGACGCCTACGCCTCGGTGGGCATGCCCATCGGCTATCACCACTGGTCCTACGGCAAGCACTTCCTCGCCACCGAGAAGGGGTATTCCCGCGGCCAGATGGGCCTGGCCTACGAGATCGTGATCAACTCCGATCCGTGCATCGCCTACCTGATGGAGGAAAACACCATCACCATGCAGGCCCTGGTCATCGCCCACGCCTGCTACGGCCACAACAGCTTCTTCAAGGGCAACTACCTGTTCCGCACCTGGACCGACGCCAGCTCCATCATCGACTACCTGGTGTTCGCCAAGCAGTACATCAACCAGTGCGAGGAGCGGCACGGCATCGATGCCGTGGAAGACCTGCTGGACTCCTGCCACGCCCTGATGAACTACGGCGTCGACCGCTACAAGCGCCCCTACCCCATCTCGGCGGAGGAAGAGCGGCGCCGGCAGAAAGAGCGCGAGGAGCACCTGCAGAAGCAGATCAACGACCTCTGGCGCACCATTCCCAAGGGCACTGGCAAGGGCGGCGAAAAGGACAACCAGCGCTTCCCGGCCGAACCCCAGGAAAACATCCTCTACTTCATCGAGAAGCACGCACCGCTGCTGGAGCCCTGGCAGCGTGAAGTGGTGCGCATCGTGCGCAAGATCGCCCAGTACTTCTACCCGCAACGTCAGACCCAGGTGATGAACGAGGGCTGGGCCACCTTCTGGCACTACACCCTGCTCAATGATCTATACGACGAAGGCCTGGTTACCGACGGCTTCATGATGGAGTTCCTCCAGTCCCACACCAGCGTGGTCTACCAGCCGGCCTTCGACAGCCCCTACTACAGCGGGATCAACCCCTATGCCCTGGGTTTCGCCATGTACCGCGACATCCGCCGCATCTGCGAAGACCCCACGGAAGAAGACAAGCACTGGTTCCCGGACATCGCCGGCAGCGACTGGCTGTCCACCCTCAAGTTCGCCATGAAGAGCTTCAAGGACGAGAGTTTCATCCTGCAGTTCCTCTCGCCCAAGGTCATCCGCGACCTCAAGCTGTTCAGCGTCCTCGACGACGACCAGAAGGACGAATTGCTGGTTCCGGCCATCCACGATGAGCAGGGCTACCGCATGATCCGCGAAACCCTTGCCTCCCAGTACAACCTGGGCAACCGCGAGCCCAATGTGCAGATCTGGAGCGTCGACCGCCGTGGCGACCGCTCCCTGACCCTTCGCCACCAGCAACACGACCGCAAACCCCTGGGCGACTCCACCGACGAAGTGCTCAAGCACCTGCACCGCCTGTGGGGCTTCGATATCCACCTGGAAACCCGCCAGGGTGAACAGATCACCGGGAGCCACCATGTCCCCCCAAAGGGGGAACGCACTGAGGACGGGGAATACCCACGCCTGGACCTGATCATTCCACCCATTTGA
- a CDS encoding YeaH/YhbH family protein, whose amino-acid sequence MSYVIDRRLNGKNKSTVNRQRFLRRYREHIKKAVEEAVSRRSITDMEHGEQISIPGRDIDEPILHHGRGGRQTIVHPGNKEFTAGDRIPRPSGGGGGRGGGKASNQGEGMDDFVFQITQEEFLDFMFEDLELPNLVKRHLTGADTFKTVRAGISNEGSPSRINIVRTLRSAHARRIALSGSSRTKLKEAKAELERLKREEPDNFGDIQEMEAEIARLRARIERVPFLDTFDLKYNLLVKQPNPSSKAVMFCLMDVSGSMTQATKDIAKRFFILLYLFLKRNYDKIEVVFIRHHTSAREVDEEEFFYSRETGGTIVSSALKLMQEIMAARYPINEWNIYAAQASDGDNWNDDSPICRDILIKQIMPFVQYYTYVEITPREHQALWYEYEQVCELFDDTFAQQQIVSASDIYPVFRELFQRRLVT is encoded by the coding sequence ATGAGCTATGTCATCGACAGGCGTTTGAACGGCAAGAACAAGAGCACGGTGAACCGCCAGCGGTTCCTGCGGCGTTACCGCGAGCACATCAAGAAGGCCGTGGAAGAGGCCGTAAGTCGCCGTTCCATCACCGACATGGAGCACGGTGAACAGATCAGCATCCCTGGCAGAGACATCGACGAGCCCATCCTTCACCACGGTCGCGGTGGTCGGCAGACCATCGTCCACCCTGGCAACAAGGAATTCACGGCCGGCGACCGCATCCCCCGTCCGTCCGGCGGCGGTGGCGGCCGAGGCGGCGGCAAGGCCAGCAACCAGGGCGAAGGGATGGATGACTTCGTCTTCCAGATCACTCAGGAAGAGTTCCTCGACTTCATGTTCGAGGACCTGGAACTGCCCAACCTGGTCAAACGTCACCTCACCGGTGCCGACACCTTCAAGACAGTGCGCGCTGGCATCAGCAACGAAGGCAGCCCTTCGCGCATCAACATCGTCCGCACTCTGCGCTCGGCCCATGCCCGGCGCATCGCCCTCTCCGGGAGCAGCCGCACCAAGCTCAAGGAAGCCAAGGCTGAGCTGGAACGCCTGAAACGGGAAGAGCCGGACAACTTCGGCGATATCCAGGAAATGGAAGCCGAAATCGCAAGACTTCGTGCAAGGATCGAGCGAGTTCCCTTCCTCGACACCTTCGACCTCAAGTACAACCTGCTGGTCAAGCAGCCCAACCCCTCGTCCAAGGCGGTGATGTTCTGCCTGATGGACGTTTCCGGCTCCATGACCCAGGCCACCAAGGACATCGCCAAGCGCTTCTTCATCCTGCTCTACCTCTTCCTGAAGCGGAACTACGACAAGATCGAGGTCGTGTTCATCCGCCACCACACCAGCGCCCGCGAAGTGGATGAGGAAGAGTTCTTCTACTCCCGGGAAACCGGCGGGACCATCGTCTCCAGCGCCCTCAAGCTGATGCAGGAGATCATGGCCGCGCGCTACCCCATCAACGAGTGGAACATTTATGCCGCCCAGGCCTCGGACGGCGACAACTGGAATGACGATTCCCCCATCTGCAGGGATATCCTGATCAAGCAGATCATGCCGTTCGTGCAGTACTACACCTACGTCGAGATCACGCCTCGGGAGCACCAGGCGCTGTGGTACGAATACGAACAGGTCTGCGAGCTGTTCGACGATACCTTCGCCCAGCAGCAAATCGTCTCGGCGTCGGATATCTACCCGGTGTTCCGCGAGCTCTTCCAGCGCCGGCTGGTGACCTGA